The segment CCCTGCCACTTGTGGTGAGCCTTCACTTATGGTTTCCTATCTCAGGGAGTAGGGTCAAAAATGAGCGAACCGTAAGTAATGAAATTCACTATCCGGTCCGCCTAGTCCTCCCCCAATGGCCTCAATTATTAAACAGGTATTTTCGGGATTTCGATAAATAATCTGATAGGAGGTTCCTTCTCGACATTCGCCGCGTTGGGGAATATCCGAGGGACAGAGGTTTATTTTAATTTGAGAAAGGGTAAATCCTTCGGGGATGTAGGTGGGAACAGCTACGGGAATATTCAGGGCAGCTAATGCCGCTTGGTATTCGGGAGAAAGAGGGATGGATTGGGACTGTAATGGGCGATCGGCGTGGAATAAACTGACGAGACTCACGAGGAAAATAAATCCTAGAGGTTGGTGAGTACGTCGGGTTTTAGTCACAGATTTTATCATGGATTTTGGGTAATTTTCAATAAAACCTGACTGAATTATAGCAGAATTTGGCTGGGGGTTTAGGGATGCGATCGCCTGGGTTAATTGCGATCGCCCACTAAAGCAGAAATGATGGTTTCAAAGAGTTCCGTGGGTTGCGTGGTACAACCATTTGCACCCAGTCGCTTCGCTTCCCTTTGATGTTCAGGGAGGATGGTGCGATCGTAGAGGATATAAGGCATATAATAGCCCGATCGCCGCAGTTCTTCCAGCAAAGTGTAACCGGCGCGATCGTCCGGGGGACGGTCAATATCCGAGATGACTGCATGATAGGGACTCGCTTTTATTTGGGCGATCGCCTCTTCGGTATTCCGAGAAAAACTGCATTGAACCCCTAAGACTTCTAAGGCTTTTTGCTCATAAGTATTTTCTTCCAAACAATCATCCACCCACAGCACCTTTTTAGTCAGCAATTCCTCAGAAATTTTGGGATCAGAAACGCGCTCGATCGCCTGAATAATTTTTCGAGATTCCTGATTTGCATCGGCATTTTCACCGTTATTTGAGGACTCTTGACTCGATTTCTTCTGTCCCGATGCTGCACCCAGCATGGCCGCTGATTCCAGTTGCCGGGTAAGACTCGCCTCCACTCCCGATGGCCCTGCTTTTAAGGTGAATTGACTGATGGTATTGATGAGTTTCTTTAAAGAGTCTCCAAAGTAAACTACGAAAAATACCGCAAAAGCAGGCCAGATTACGGCCTCGATTAGGGAGATAATTCCATTAAAAAATTCGGCAATTTTATCAGAATTCATGATTTATCTAAAACTCAATTAAATGTGAATGCCAATTTTTAGGCTTCTTTTATTATCAAAAAACCGGGAATAATCTGGTTTTATCCCCGATTAATCATTCATCTTAATCCATTCCCACGCCTTCGATTTCATCCTCAGTTATACTGTACAACGCTTGCAGTTTTTCTAGCTTCTCCGAGTCGGGATTCCAGAATCCTCGTCCGTGCGCTTCTAGCATTCTGCCGACAATATTGCGGAACGCTTCGGGATTAGCTTTTCGCAGTTTATCGGCCATTTCCGAGTCGAAAGCGTAGGTTTCTGATGCGCCATCATACACCCAGTTATCTTTAAAATCAACCGTCCCTCCCCATCCGATTAAGGCAGTCATCCGTTGGGAGATTTCATAAGCGCCACCCGACCCTTGGTTTGCCATTGATTCGGCCCATTTCGGGTTGAGTAGTTTGGTGCGATATTCTAAGCGTAACAGGTCTTCTAATTTGCGGGGGGTGGTATCTTTGGAGAAACTTTCGATGAAGCTGGCGGTGACTTTTTTGCCGCTTTGGGTTTCGGCGGCCCGTTTTAATCCGCCGGTGTTGGCATAATATTCCTGAATGTCCGTGAGTCCATATTCGACGGAATCGATTTCTTGGACAATGCGATCGCTAGTTTTAAGTAACTGTTGCAACACCTCCGGACGCGCTTGACCTTTGTCTTTTCGTCCGTAACTAAAGGCGTTTCGACTTTGCCAGGTTTGGGCTAATTCATCCCCAGATTCCCAATTACTTTCAATAACTTGGTCATTGACTAAAGACCCAAAATCTCCAGCAGGATTAGAAAATAAGCGGGCGGAAACATTCTCGATTCCCTGGGATTTTAAAGCTAAAGCGTGTTTACGGATAAAGTTTTGGTCTTCGGGTTCATCTGCTTCAGCAGCGCGTAAAAATAAATCATCCAGCAGTTCGATAATGTTGACGAAGCTATCGCGGAAAATGCCGGATAGATTGGCTAAAATATCGATGCGCGGATGTCCTACTTGGTCTAGGGGTTGGAGTTCATAGCGGACAATTCGTCCAGTTCCTTCTTTGATGGGTTCCGCCCCAACTAATTCTAACAAAATGGCTAACGATTCGCCCTTAGTTTTAATAATATCTAATCCCCATAACATGACGGCGACGGTTTCCGGATATTGCCCAGTTTCTTCCAGATGTTGGGCGATGATTTTTTGGGCAATTTCTCGCCCTCGACTATAGGCAGCAGGGGAGGGCATTCGATAGGGGTCTAAGGCATGAATATTCCGTCCCGTGGGTAAAACTCCCGGTCCATCGCGCAATAAATCCCCACCGGGTGCAGGGGGAATATATTCCCCATTTAATCCGCGCAGGAGATTGGTCATTTCGTCGGAAGTTTGCCTTAATAATTGGCAAATTTGCACCGCTTCATGGGGATTTTGGATGAGTTGAGAGAGGGATTCTGGACTGTTTCCGCTGGCGAGTTCCTCTACCAGTTTCTCTTCAAAGTCTTGGTCAAAATAGGCATCGAGATAAGACTTTAATGCGGCTGTATTGGGAGTCTCTCCCAGGGTATGCAGTCCGGACGAAAATAACCTTTGTTCGACGACTTGTAAATAGTCATAAATGGTGATAAAATAGGCGTTTAACACTTCAGCACTAAACATTCTTGCTGTTTCCGGGGTGAAGTCAATACCTAATTTTTTGGCTTCAGCAAAGGGACAGTCCATTTCCAGGCCAATATCGACAATTTTTTTGGCGATCGCCTCTCGCAATGCAGAATTTTTCCCCGTGTCTTCTCGATATTCCCCAATCAATTCCCGCAGCAATACCATCTCCTTGTACAATCCCGCCCGACCATAAGGGGGCACATTATGGGAAATTAAGACCCCATATCCTCGGCGCTTGGCTAATATCGATTCTGATGGATTATTTGCGGCATAAATATAGAGATTCGGTAGATTTCCCAAGAGAATATCCGGCCAAGAATATCCCGTATTCCCCAGGGGAGATCCAGGCAACCATTCCACGGTGCCATGCATTCCAAAATGTACCAATGCCTGGGCCTTAAAATCATGTTGCAGCCATTTGTAGAAGGCGGCATACTGAGGATGAGGAGTCATATCCCGTTCAAACATTAACCGCATTGGGTCCCCGGAAATGCCGAGAGGCGGTTGGACTCCAATCCAAATATTGCCCAACTGAATCCCCCCGATCGCATAGTCATTGCCGTAGGTTTTGATGCCGGTTTCCGTCAGAGATTTCCACTGCTTCTCAATCCGCCGGGTGAGGAGATATCCTAACCATTTATCCAGGGTTTTGACATTGACTTTAGTCGGAATAGTGCCTTGCGATCGCATTAATTTTGTCTCCATTGGTGACTCATCGGCCACCTTAACCCGTCGGATTAACTCTTCCCCATCCTCCGGTAAATCCCCAACGGTGTAACCGCTATCTTTGAGGGATTGGAGGAAATTAATGAGACTGCGGGGGACATTCAGTAAGGCAGCGGTTCCCGTTGCGCCATAACCCGGGGGAAATCCATATAAAATAATCGCAATTTTGCGGTCTGCTGGGGGTGTTCTTCGCAGTTCAATCCAGGATTTAATCCGTCCTGTCAACCGCTTAACTCGTTCGGGAATCAGATAAATCTCTTCCCCAACTAAACCACCAAGGGGAACGGTATCGATCGCCCCATCGAGTTCAGGCAAAGCATATAAAACAACACTTTGCAATCCGCCAATCCCTTGGCGAGTCCAGGAATGAATATCTTGAATTAATAACGGGGCTGCGATAAAATAAGGGAGATTTTTAGCCGCCAAAATACCTTTCGCTACTTCAATTTGCCGTCCCGCTTCCATTGAACCCGCCGGACCTCCGACTAAGGGAAATCCAATAGTAGAAACAATGGCATCCACTTCGACTGCTTCTGCCGATAAGGACCGAGTTGTGTTGTTTCCCTGCTGTCGTTGCTGGGTTTCATCAGCGGAAGTCATCCAATCTCGAACCGCAACATGACCCTCAACTCCATTAATAAAAATTGGCAGCGGAATTAATCCTGCTTGTTCAAATTGTCTAATTAATTGAGGAATATAAGCTTGCTGAGTAATAACGTGCTTGCGATAGAGGAGAATTCCCACAACGGGATAGTCTGAAGATGAATGTTGAGTGCGATACCAGTCTAAATATTGGCGGGGGGATTCAAAATAACCGGAATAATTGGGATGGAGTAATCCCATATTAGGAGTCTCTACCGGAGGCGGAATTTCCCCCACGGTTAATCCTAGATATTTTTCTGCTAACGTCCAACACATGGCGGCGACATTCTCTGCACCTCCCGCATTCCAATAGCCATAAATAATTAGCCAATTGCGGAGGTCCTGAACTTTTTGAACTGGGACATATTTAAGCAGTTTTGGTCCAGTTTTCAGAAAACTAATATATCCGGCGAGTTTATCTTCTTCTCTGCCACTAGAGAACTTACTCAGAATAAATTGCACAGGTTTCGGCATTCCTTTGGGTTTGTCCCCGATCGCAAATTTTCCTAACTGAGTTAAACTCATCAGTTCCAACGCCGACTCGAAAACCAACCGAATGGGAATTTGCCGAACTTTTTCCCGCAACCCGATGACGCAATCATAGTCAAAAATTAAGCTGGCAAAAAATACATCCGCCTCTTGAAGGGCGGTTGCGACCTCCTCGGGTTTGGCGGTGAGGTCTCTGTCACTAAAGACCCGAATATCTAACTCCGGACATCGTGAAATTGCCACCTGTGCTGCCTGCCGGTACAAGTCAGCGTTAAATGATTCAAATCCGGCAATTAAAACAATTCGTTTCATAAATTGAGTCGATTAATTTGACTGGTTTAATTGTAACGGAAGAATTAAAATTTGGGAAAGGCTATGGTAGAATAACAAGAGTCGTCAACTCCCTCACTCCTATGACCCTAGCTACAGCCAAACGCTTTACCATAGAAGAGTATCACCGTCTCATCGAACTGGGTTTTTTCCAGGAAGGCGATCGCACTGAGTTAATTCAAGGAGAAGCAATCCAGATGGTCTCGAAAGGAAAACCTCATGCCGTGTGTTGTAGTCTTTTAATTCGGGAACTTTTTAAGTTACTGGAAGACCGTGCTACCATCCGCTGTCAGGACCCGATTACCCTACCGAATCATAGCGAACCGGAACCCGATTTTACCCTGGTAAGAAACCGGGAGGATAACTACATTTCCCATCATCCGATGCCGGATGATATTTTGCTGGTGATTGAAATTGCCGATTCTTCCTTGGACTACGATCGCCAGGTGAAATTACCCTTGTATGCTGAAGCGGGAATTTCAGACTATTGGATTGTCAATTTATTGGAAAAGCAACTAGAAATTTATACGAATCCTTATCAAAAATTAACCGGAACCTTTGACTATCGGCAAAAACAAGTCAAGTTACCGAATGAAACGGTTTCTATTCCTGGGTTTGAGGAATTAATCCTGGACCTGAATCGAGTATTTCCAGCGATCGCCGTTTAAAAACTCTCCCCCTTCCTTTGCACTTGGGGCGTGAGAGGACCGATAAAATTTATGCCTATAGATAGATGTAATCACTGCCCAGATAAATCTATAACACCTAGAGATGGAGGTAGATATACGTCGAAAGGCATAAAAATTGCTGGGAGTGACCCGATCGCCTTGCGAGCGCGCTAAAACCAGACTAAAGAGCATCAATTGCCTCTATCCAGCTCCTTCTCCAATCAGGTTATGCAACTGCGAAGTCTGTCCCCATTTAATGGCATCTCCCCCGCCTGCCTGGGGGTATCCCTGCCCTCGATTATGCTGGCCCTGGTATCTGTAATGGTTGCCGGATGTGATCATAGCAACCTGTTCACGGCAACTGCTGCACCTTCGGCAGAGTCGATTTCCGAGTCGGCTAAGGAAAATCCCGACCCCGTTTCCCAGGCAATCGTTCAGGCAACGGCAGCGGCTAATTTAACCCAAAGTGCGAGGACATGGGAAGAGTGGGATAGAGTGGCACAGCATTGGAAAGAGGCGATCGCCCGCTTGGAAACGGTATCAAAGGAACATTATCACGGGGATTTTGCCCAACAACGAATCCCCGTCTATCAAAAAAACCTCACTTATGCCCGCCAGCAATTTGACCGATTAGACCCCCTGAAACCGGCCCTCATCAAAGGAGGACGCGCCTCACAACTCACCCGCCTTGCCGTTGATAAACGCGACTGGACCGAAGGCGTACAAGCTTGGAATGACGCAGTGGCGCAGTTGCAGATCATTCCCCCCACCTATCCCGAGTATTCCCTGGTCCAACAAAAACGGATTGAGTATGAGAGAAATCTCACCTTTTCTCAACAACAACTCTGGCAATTTCACCCCTTTTATCAGGGAATGGCTAAAGCCGAAGAAGCCAAACAACGGGCTGAAACCGCCTCAACGATGGAACAATGGGAGAGTGTGTCCCTCTTGTGGAAACAGGCGATCGCCCTGTTAGTGAGTATTTCCCCCGATGATGACAAGGCAATCTTAGCCGCCCCCAAAATCACAGAATATGAAAGTCATCTCACTGAGGTCCATCAGCAAATTGCCCAGATAGACCCCTATAATCGGGCAGTCGCCCAAGTAGAAAGCGCCAGAAATTTGGAAAAAACGGCGAATTCAATGGGGGAATGGGAAGCCGTGAGGGGGGAGTGGCAAAAGGCGATCGCTCATCTCAAAAGCGTCCCTCCCAGCCATGCTAAAAGTGCCGTGGCGGAACAACTCTTAGCCGAATCCCAGGTCAATCTGGCTGACGCCGGACAACAAGTCCGGCAAACCGACCCCTTTGAGCGCGCTGTTGCTACGGCAGCAACGGCCAGCCAACTCACAAAATCCGCCTTTTCCCTCTATGACTGGAATGCGATCGCCTCTCAATGGCAAGAGGCGATCGCACTCCTGCAATCCGTCCCTCCCACACATAGTAAACATCCCTTAGTCGCCAAAAAAATCACCGCCTATCAGACCGCTTTAAACCATGCCATTCAGCAGTCCCAGCAATGGTTACAGCCTTTTCCACCAACAGAAACTCCCAAGAATTCTCTGGCGAAAACCCCCTTGTAACAGTACCCAGAGGGGAAGCCCGGTTGTTTATCCCTGTCGTCAACTCCCGAGGATAACATCTTTTTATCAATCCGGAAATTAGCTTAAAGGTCGGCAACCCTCCCACAGCCACTAGAATAGATACAATAGAAGAGGGGCGACTGCCCTGGGTTCACCTCTACCATCAATTAAGGATATCCTTCATGCTGACCACATCCCGCATTCCTGACGTGATTGAGGCTCAACGCCAATTCTTTGCCACAGGTAAAACCAAAGACCTCGATTTTCGCATCGAACAACTGGAACGGCTAAAACAAGCCGTTATTGATAGCAAGGAACTCGTCATCAATGCCCTGAATAAAGACCTGAAAAAGTCAGAAGTTGAAGCCTATTTAACCGAAATTGGCGTCATTCGAGAAGTCAATTATGTCCTCAAACATCTTAAATCCTGGGCCAAACCTAAAACCGTCGCCCGTCCTATCGACCAATTCCCGAGTGTGGCGCGGATTTATCCCGATCCGTTAGGTGTGGTTTTGATTATTAGCCCTTGGAATTACCCCTTTCAGCTCACTATTTCTCCCTTACTTGGAGCAATTGCTGCCGGGAACTGTGTCACCTTAAAACCTTCCGAAATTTCTTCCCATACTTCGCGCCTGGTCGCTGACTTAATCCGCAAAACCTTCGACCCGAGTTATATTGCCGTAGTGGAAGGCGGGGTAGAGGCTTCCCAAGATTTATTATCTCAAAAATTTGACCATATCTTCTTTACCGGGGGGACTCAAATTGGCAAAATTGTCATGGAAGCGGCGGCAAAACATCTCACCCCCGTCACCCTAGAACTGGGCGGAAAAAGTCCTTGTATTGTCGAGGCAGATATTGACCTACCCACCGCTTGCAAGCGGATTGTTTGGGGCAAATTCATGAATGCCGGTCAAACTTGTATCGCCCCGGATTATCTCCTGGTCAATCGGCGGATTAAACGCGATTTGTTAGCCGGAATTGAACGCACGATTACTGAATTTTATGGTCAAAACCCCGCCAATAATCCGGACTATGGGCGGATTATTAATCATAAACAATTTGATCGCCTACAGGGGTTACTCCAAGAGGGAGAAATTCTGGTTGGGGGTCAGACGGATGCAGGCGATCGCTACATTGCGCCCACCGTCATCGACGGCATCTCCCTCACCTCCCCAATTATGCAAGAGGA is part of the Laspinema palackyanum D2c genome and harbors:
- a CDS encoding response regulator, giving the protein MNSDKIAEFFNGIISLIEAVIWPAFAVFFVVYFGDSLKKLINTISQFTLKAGPSGVEASLTRQLESAAMLGAASGQKKSSQESSNNGENADANQESRKIIQAIERVSDPKISEELLTKKVLWVDDCLEENTYEQKALEVLGVQCSFSRNTEEAIAQIKASPYHAVISDIDRPPDDRAGYTLLEELRRSGYYMPYILYDRTILPEHQREAKRLGANGCTTQPTELFETIISALVGDRN
- a CDS encoding Uma2 family endonuclease, which codes for MTLATAKRFTIEEYHRLIELGFFQEGDRTELIQGEAIQMVSKGKPHAVCCSLLIRELFKLLEDRATIRCQDPITLPNHSEPEPDFTLVRNREDNYISHHPMPDDILLVIEIADSSLDYDRQVKLPLYAEAGISDYWIVNLLEKQLEIYTNPYQKLTGTFDYRQKQVKLPNETVSIPGFEELILDLNRVFPAIAV
- a CDS encoding aldehyde dehydrogenase, translating into MLTTSRIPDVIEAQRQFFATGKTKDLDFRIEQLERLKQAVIDSKELVINALNKDLKKSEVEAYLTEIGVIREVNYVLKHLKSWAKPKTVARPIDQFPSVARIYPDPLGVVLIISPWNYPFQLTISPLLGAIAAGNCVTLKPSEISSHTSRLVADLIRKTFDPSYIAVVEGGVEASQDLLSQKFDHIFFTGGTQIGKIVMEAAAKHLTPVTLELGGKSPCIVEADIDLPTACKRIVWGKFMNAGQTCIAPDYLLVNRRIKRDLLAGIERTITEFYGQNPANNPDYGRIINHKQFDRLQGLLQEGEILVGGQTDAGDRYIAPTVIDGISLTSPIMQEEIFGPILPVLDYDKLDEAIALINQKPKPLALYLFSNDKQKQQQVLRETSSGGVCLNDTIMHLGVSELPFGGVGESGMGAYHGKASFDTFSHRKSVLEKSFHFDLDFRYPPYKNKLDFIKRFIGG
- the bchH gene encoding magnesium chelatase subunit H codes for the protein MKRIVLIAGFESFNADLYRQAAQVAISRCPELDIRVFSDRDLTAKPEEVATALQEADVFFASLIFDYDCVIGLREKVRQIPIRLVFESALELMSLTQLGKFAIGDKPKGMPKPVQFILSKFSSGREEDKLAGYISFLKTGPKLLKYVPVQKVQDLRNWLIIYGYWNAGGAENVAAMCWTLAEKYLGLTVGEIPPPVETPNMGLLHPNYSGYFESPRQYLDWYRTQHSSSDYPVVGILLYRKHVITQQAYIPQLIRQFEQAGLIPLPIFINGVEGHVAVRDWMTSADETQQRQQGNNTTRSLSAEAVEVDAIVSTIGFPLVGGPAGSMEAGRQIEVAKGILAAKNLPYFIAAPLLIQDIHSWTRQGIGGLQSVVLYALPELDGAIDTVPLGGLVGEEIYLIPERVKRLTGRIKSWIELRRTPPADRKIAIILYGFPPGYGATGTAALLNVPRSLINFLQSLKDSGYTVGDLPEDGEELIRRVKVADESPMETKLMRSQGTIPTKVNVKTLDKWLGYLLTRRIEKQWKSLTETGIKTYGNDYAIGGIQLGNIWIGVQPPLGISGDPMRLMFERDMTPHPQYAAFYKWLQHDFKAQALVHFGMHGTVEWLPGSPLGNTGYSWPDILLGNLPNLYIYAANNPSESILAKRRGYGVLISHNVPPYGRAGLYKEMVLLRELIGEYREDTGKNSALREAIAKKIVDIGLEMDCPFAEAKKLGIDFTPETARMFSAEVLNAYFITIYDYLQVVEQRLFSSGLHTLGETPNTAALKSYLDAYFDQDFEEKLVEELASGNSPESLSQLIQNPHEAVQICQLLRQTSDEMTNLLRGLNGEYIPPAPGGDLLRDGPGVLPTGRNIHALDPYRMPSPAAYSRGREIAQKIIAQHLEETGQYPETVAVMLWGLDIIKTKGESLAILLELVGAEPIKEGTGRIVRYELQPLDQVGHPRIDILANLSGIFRDSFVNIIELLDDLFLRAAEADEPEDQNFIRKHALALKSQGIENVSARLFSNPAGDFGSLVNDQVIESNWESGDELAQTWQSRNAFSYGRKDKGQARPEVLQQLLKTSDRIVQEIDSVEYGLTDIQEYYANTGGLKRAAETQSGKKVTASFIESFSKDTTPRKLEDLLRLEYRTKLLNPKWAESMANQGSGGAYEISQRMTALIGWGGTVDFKDNWVYDGASETYAFDSEMADKLRKANPEAFRNIVGRMLEAHGRGFWNPDSEKLEKLQALYSITEDEIEGVGMD